The following coding sequences are from one Verrucomicrobiota bacterium window:
- a CDS encoding GDP-mannose 4,6-dehydratase: MKRALITGISGQDGAYLAKLLLDKGYWVCGASRDAQVATFHNLHRLGIRDRIQYASVALNDFRSVLQVLFKFEPEEVYHLAGQSSVALSFEQPVETQESIYGATLTLLEAIRFTGKPIRFYNAGSGECFGDLHGQAADENTPFHPRSPYAVARSAAYWQVANYREAYGLFACSGILFNHESPFRPERFVTKKIVAAATRIAAGRQKSLVLGNVEIRRDWGWAPEYVDAMHRMLQIDTPQDFVIATGQSEKLETFARVAFEHAGLKLEDHLVINGDLYRPTELMFGRGDAGKAAAILNWRPRYRMADVARMMVDAVRAELQEAEGASPN; encoded by the coding sequence ATGAAACGGGCCTTGATCACCGGTATCTCCGGCCAGGATGGTGCCTATCTGGCGAAACTGCTTCTGGACAAAGGTTACTGGGTTTGCGGCGCGTCGCGTGATGCCCAGGTTGCCACTTTCCATAACCTTCATCGGCTGGGAATCCGGGACCGAATCCAATATGCCTCCGTTGCTTTGAACGATTTTCGCAGTGTGCTCCAAGTTCTGTTCAAGTTTGAACCGGAGGAGGTATATCATTTGGCGGGCCAATCGTCAGTTGCGTTATCATTTGAACAGCCGGTCGAAACGCAGGAAAGCATTTACGGCGCGACCCTCACCCTCCTGGAAGCCATCCGCTTTACCGGGAAACCAATTCGTTTCTACAACGCAGGCTCCGGCGAGTGTTTCGGGGATTTACACGGACAGGCGGCAGACGAAAATACACCGTTTCATCCCCGAAGTCCGTACGCGGTTGCCAGATCCGCCGCCTACTGGCAAGTGGCCAATTATCGGGAAGCGTACGGGCTCTTTGCCTGCTCGGGAATCCTCTTTAACCATGAGTCCCCATTCCGGCCGGAGCGGTTCGTCACCAAGAAAATTGTAGCGGCGGCCACCCGGATCGCCGCGGGCCGGCAAAAATCCCTCGTCCTGGGAAACGTCGAAATCCGACGGGATTGGGGCTGGGCGCCTGAGTACGTCGATGCCATGCATCGGATGCTCCAGATCGACACACCGCAGGATTTCGTAATTGCGACCGGCCAAAGTGAAAAGCTCGAGACGTTTGCCAGGGTGGCCTTTGAGCACGCCGGCCTGAAACTGGAGGATCACCTCGTCATTAACGGCGACCTTTATCGTCCCACGGAACTCATGTTTGGACGAGGCGACGCCGGCAAAGCCGCCGCCATCCTGAACTGGCGGCCGAGGTACCGGATGGCGGACGTTGCCCGAATGATGGTAGACGCCGTCCGGGCCGAACTGCAGGAAGCGGAGGGTGCCTCGCCCAACTGA
- a CDS encoding glycosyltransferase family 4 protein: protein MLPGAANGGIKFAILQLLEGLLERYRDQIRLTLFVPEITRQELAARFENRTGFHCTRAGRRRGSLLREACREVRSQSIIRRLARREKLDVLYSPFGRHLPVPANVCLVALIMDLLHEDYPKSLTWKDRFWRRLNLRKLAFSRARFQVPSEFTRQRLKAVYRIPYARTFRTYLLIHERLGPGRRFQAAPFFFYPARPWKHKNQQTLLRAFRLYRERAGTDAWRLVLIAGDDQRAANLKRLAAELELSDHVDFTGDVNEEQLAGYYRSAAALVFPSYYEGFGIPLLEAMHFGLPIICGRGGSQTEVAGAAALYVDVDSVEELAGAMRRISCDADLRQRLAHCGQRQLARFVWRSEVQTLADAFRQASDAPAGHPGGCVIRQIFLVGFDLIYALVVVLAAVRDLAKPKNRGSPTG from the coding sequence ATGCTCCCCGGCGCGGCCAACGGGGGCATTAAATTCGCAATTCTGCAACTTCTGGAAGGTCTGCTGGAGCGTTATCGCGATCAGATCCGGCTTACGCTGTTTGTGCCCGAAATCACCCGCCAGGAACTTGCGGCGCGTTTTGAAAACCGCACGGGGTTTCACTGCACTCGCGCCGGGCGACGACGGGGTTCTCTCTTGCGGGAAGCTTGCCGGGAGGTCCGAAGCCAGTCGATCATCCGGCGACTCGCGAGGCGCGAGAAACTCGATGTGCTTTATTCCCCGTTCGGCCGTCATCTGCCGGTTCCGGCGAACGTCTGCCTGGTTGCCTTGATTATGGACCTGCTGCATGAAGACTACCCGAAAAGTCTTACCTGGAAGGATCGTTTTTGGCGCCGATTGAACCTCAGGAAATTAGCTTTCAGCCGCGCCCGGTTTCAGGTACCGTCCGAGTTCACCCGGCAACGTCTCAAGGCTGTATACCGGATTCCGTACGCACGAACCTTCCGGACGTACTTGCTGATCCATGAGCGGCTTGGCCCCGGACGGAGATTTCAAGCCGCGCCATTCTTTTTCTACCCTGCAAGGCCGTGGAAGCACAAGAACCAGCAAACCCTCCTGCGCGCTTTTCGGCTTTATCGGGAACGGGCCGGGACCGATGCGTGGCGTCTGGTGTTGATTGCAGGCGACGATCAACGTGCGGCTAACCTCAAACGACTGGCCGCTGAGTTGGAACTGAGCGACCACGTGGATTTTACCGGAGACGTCAATGAAGAGCAACTGGCCGGTTACTATCGAAGCGCTGCAGCCCTGGTGTTTCCATCGTATTACGAAGGATTTGGGATTCCGTTACTCGAAGCCATGCATTTTGGCCTGCCGATCATCTGCGGTCGCGGCGGCAGCCAAACGGAAGTTGCGGGTGCGGCAGCGCTTTATGTTGACGTTGACAGTGTTGAAGAACTCGCCGGGGCGATGCGGCGGATTTCGTGCGACGCAGATCTGCGACAACGCCTGGCTCACTGCGGTCAGCGGCAATTGGCCCGGTTTGTCTGGCGGTCGGAGGTGCAAACGTTGGCGGATGCGTTCAGACAGGCTTCGGATGCACCCGCCGGCCACCCGGGCGGATGTGTAATTCGCCAGATTTTCCTGGTTGGGTTTGACTTGATTTATGCCTTGGTGGTGGTATTAGCGGCGGTCCGTGATCTGGCAAAGCCGAAAAACCGGGGCTCCCCCACGGGCTGA
- a CDS encoding class I SAM-dependent methyltransferase — MTREALQQFSGDSPENVAWKLLLSAEGLERCCNLSLELHLHFIHNARLKVVRTLLPPGDVILDLGGAYSPLYRMGYPHPFKKLVLIDLPPERRHQEFRRVELERHSRGGEISILYADMSELSGIDDGSVDLVWAGQVIEHLSPETGRRMSQHVFRVLRRGGSFCLDTPNGLLSSMHAATAGKRMIHPDHKIEYGPSDLRRMLKACGFDIAVEKGLCHMVRTLRSGQFSYEDFIFGNPIADEVEDSYLQYYQCVKP; from the coding sequence GTGACTCGAGAGGCTTTGCAACAATTCTCCGGCGATAGTCCCGAAAACGTCGCCTGGAAACTCCTGTTGAGTGCAGAAGGACTGGAACGCTGTTGCAATCTCAGTCTTGAACTTCATCTCCATTTTATTCACAACGCTCGCCTTAAAGTCGTTCGCACGTTGCTTCCACCCGGGGATGTCATCCTTGATTTAGGGGGTGCCTATTCACCTTTGTACCGGATGGGTTACCCTCACCCGTTCAAGAAACTTGTGCTGATTGATCTTCCTCCGGAACGACGGCACCAGGAATTCAGAAGGGTTGAACTCGAACGCCACAGCCGCGGAGGCGAGATTTCGATCTTATACGCCGATATGAGCGAACTTTCAGGCATCGACGATGGCAGCGTCGACCTGGTTTGGGCCGGTCAAGTGATTGAGCATTTGTCGCCTGAGACCGGCCGCCGCATGAGTCAGCACGTCTTTCGAGTGCTGCGTCGTGGTGGATCCTTTTGCCTCGATACGCCAAACGGCTTACTCTCGTCGATGCATGCAGCCACCGCCGGGAAAAGGATGATTCACCCCGACCATAAGATCGAGTACGGGCCATCCGATCTCCGTCGCATGCTAAAAGCCTGCGGCTTCGACATCGCCGTCGAGAAAGGCCTCTGTCACATGGTGCGCACGTTGCGGTCCGGACAATTCTCGTATGAAGACTTCATTTTTGGAAATCCGATTGCTGATGAGGTCGAAGACTCTTACTTGCAGTATTATCAATGCGTGAAACCCTGA